From Streptomyces sp. HUAS MG91, the proteins below share one genomic window:
- a CDS encoding SCO5717 family growth-regulating ATPase, with protein sequence MNSDRDGLHGGSDSPVDDQSDAQSSVERTGEFTIDYAPPPWYTQNAPESAAPAAPAAPAAPVAPGPAVPPAASAAPVTPAAPAGDALPPPPPPPPPPAPEAAAGDGDLESGATMRFSGPLRREPEETPAAEEAPAAQSEPSWVDAHRVHVEFDRSGGAAPVPAPSAPAGWTPPPAPDSAVPPLPPTFQPAAPNPAPQWTDPAPAPAAWPAQPPATGAQAQDGYGPPPPPAPPEQPQSAPQGGYGFPQAAPDSPAPQGEYATPQPPAQPEPSTPAPQNGYGPPPPPAQPEQAQPASTPPAPQNGYGPPPPPVQPEQAQPAPTPPAPQAGYGFPHPEQPQPDPTTPAPQNGYGFPQQSQPQPDQPQPGQPHPGQPQPGYGFPPPPAQPQQATPQPQPQPQPGYGFPPPQPAAPNQPFPPQTGPPPGPPQPNPGPPAPGAQAPAPGAPGAQPPQPYTVDPRTGAAWPQPMQHDQRQPTNVGGAPLGYTAAVELSADRLLNNKRQKAKSKAPSTSGSRFKLGAKKEEAERQRKLQLIRTPVMSCYRIAVISLKGGVGKTTTTTALGSTLAAERQDKILAIDANPDAGTLGRRVRRETGATIRDLVQAIPNLHSYMDIRQFTSQAPSGLEIIANDVDPAVSTTFQDEDYRRAIDVLGKQYPIILTDSGTGLLYSAMRGVLDLADQLIIISTPSVDGASSASTTLDWLSAHGYSELVSRSLTVISGVRETGKMIKVDDIVSHFETRCRGVVVIPFDEHLAAGAEVDLDMMRPKVREAYFELSALVAEGFARGQQQANPWAQQPPQAQPHPQSQPQQPHPQPHPQQGQHPAPPAQWSPQPPPPQQ encoded by the coding sequence GTGAACAGCGATCGGGACGGTCTCCACGGGGGCTCGGACTCACCCGTCGACGATCAGTCCGACGCGCAGTCCAGTGTCGAGCGGACCGGCGAGTTCACCATCGACTACGCCCCGCCGCCCTGGTACACGCAGAACGCGCCGGAGTCCGCCGCACCTGCCGCACCTGCCGCTCCGGCGGCGCCGGTTGCTCCGGGTCCTGCGGTTCCCCCGGCTGCCTCGGCTGCTCCGGTGACTCCGGCTGCTCCGGCCGGCGATGCCCTGCCGCCACCTCCTCCGCCGCCGCCTCCGCCCGCGCCGGAGGCCGCTGCCGGGGACGGGGACCTGGAGAGCGGTGCGACCATGCGGTTCTCCGGGCCGTTGCGACGGGAGCCCGAAGAGACCCCGGCGGCGGAGGAGGCCCCCGCCGCGCAGTCGGAGCCCTCCTGGGTCGACGCCCACCGGGTGCACGTGGAGTTCGACCGGAGCGGCGGCGCTGCTCCCGTCCCGGCGCCGAGCGCGCCCGCGGGCTGGACTCCCCCGCCCGCGCCGGACAGCGCGGTTCCGCCGCTGCCGCCCACGTTCCAGCCGGCCGCGCCGAACCCGGCGCCGCAGTGGACCGATCCCGCACCCGCCCCGGCCGCCTGGCCGGCGCAGCCTCCGGCGACGGGCGCGCAGGCCCAGGACGGCTACGGCCCCCCGCCGCCTCCGGCCCCACCGGAGCAGCCCCAGTCGGCGCCCCAGGGCGGCTACGGCTTCCCGCAGGCGGCCCCCGACTCCCCCGCGCCGCAGGGCGAATACGCCACGCCACAGCCTCCGGCCCAGCCGGAGCCCAGCACCCCGGCGCCCCAGAACGGCTACGGGCCGCCGCCCCCTCCGGCCCAGCCGGAACAGGCCCAACCGGCGTCCACCCCTCCGGCGCCCCAGAACGGCTACGGCCCCCCGCCTCCCCCGGTCCAACCGGAGCAAGCCCAGCCCGCGCCCACCCCTCCGGCGCCCCAGGCCGGCTACGGCTTCCCGCACCCGGAGCAGCCCCAACCCGACCCCACGACCCCGGCACCCCAGAACGGCTACGGCTTCCCGCAGCAGAGCCAGCCGCAACCGGACCAGCCCCAGCCGGGACAGCCCCATCCGGGACAGCCGCAACCGGGCTACGGCTTCCCCCCGCCACCGGCCCAGCCACAACAGGCCACCCCACAGCCCCAGCCCCAGCCCCAGCCGGGCTACGGCTTCCCGCCCCCACAACCCGCCGCCCCGAACCAGCCCTTCCCCCCGCAGACCGGACCGCCCCCGGGGCCGCCGCAGCCCAACCCCGGCCCGCCCGCGCCCGGAGCACAGGCACCCGCGCCCGGCGCCCCCGGCGCCCAGCCCCCGCAGCCCTACACGGTGGACCCCCGCACCGGCGCGGCCTGGCCGCAGCCGATGCAGCACGATCAGCGGCAGCCCACGAACGTCGGCGGCGCCCCGCTCGGCTACACGGCCGCCGTCGAGCTGTCCGCCGACCGGCTGCTCAACAACAAGCGGCAGAAGGCCAAGAGCAAGGCCCCCAGCACGTCCGGCAGCCGCTTCAAGCTCGGCGCGAAGAAGGAGGAGGCCGAGCGGCAGCGCAAGCTCCAGCTGATCCGCACGCCGGTCATGTCCTGCTACCGGATCGCCGTGATCAGCCTCAAGGGCGGCGTCGGCAAGACGACCACGACCACGGCGCTGGGCTCGACCCTCGCCGCCGAGCGGCAGGACAAGATCCTCGCGATCGACGCCAACCCGGACGCCGGGACGCTCGGCCGCCGCGTGCGCCGCGAGACCGGGGCGACCATCCGCGACCTGGTGCAGGCGATCCCGAACCTCCACTCGTACATGGACATCCGGCAGTTCACCTCGCAGGCCCCGTCCGGTCTGGAGATCATCGCCAACGACGTGGACCCGGCCGTCTCGACGACGTTCCAGGACGAGGACTACCGCCGCGCCATCGACGTGCTCGGCAAGCAGTACCCGATCATCCTGACCGACTCCGGCACCGGCCTGCTCTACTCCGCGATGCGCGGAGTGCTCGATCTCGCCGACCAGTTGATCATCATCTCGACGCCGTCGGTGGACGGTGCCTCCAGTGCCAGTACCACCCTGGACTGGCTGTCGGCGCACGGTTATTCGGAGCTGGTGTCGCGCTCGCTCACCGTCATCTCCGGGGTCCGCGAGACCGGCAAGATGATCAAGGTGGACGACATCGTCAGCCACTTCGAGACGCGCTGCCGCGGCGTGGTCGTCATCCCCTTCGACGAGCACCTGGCAGCCGGCGCCGAGGTCGACCTCGACATGATGCGGCCCAAGGTGCGGGAGGCGTACTTCGAGCTGTCGGCGCTGGTCGCCGAGGGCTTCGCCCGGGGCCAGCAGCAGGCCAACCCCTGGGCCCAGCAGCCGCCACAAGCCCAGCCCCACCCGCAGTCCCAGCCCCAGCAGCCGCATCCCCAGCCCCACCCCCAGCAGGGCCAGCACCCCGCACCCCCCGCCCAGTGGTCCCCGCAGCCACCCCCGCCCCAGCAGTAG
- a CDS encoding serine/threonine protein kinase — MTRLDGSGTGHPDVPERRHIARTPDGDRTVLLSTPHPGSDPHRFLAEADASRYLLGPAAFPATEMSAPGEPAWCARPYAPVLPLPAALAVYGGPLPEPTVRALGAALAETLAVTHGQGLVHAGVSPAAVLIGFDGPRLGCYGAVRAAGPALTGVDRAALPPEQAGGGMPRPMGDVYGLAATLAYAATGHAAPERAELPQALRSVVGRSLARDPAHRPQLAEILDVLVPQGVAAPQRGFGSPDRSGALLVPGWLPGRLVAALAHQAACVLDADVAPGPPAPAAPVPVGHSTPYTP; from the coding sequence GTGACCCGCCTCGACGGCTCCGGAACGGGCCACCCCGACGTCCCCGAGCGACGGCACATCGCCCGCACCCCCGACGGCGACCGCACCGTCCTGCTCAGCACCCCGCACCCGGGGAGCGATCCGCACCGCTTCCTCGCCGAGGCCGACGCCTCCCGCTATCTGCTCGGACCGGCCGCGTTCCCGGCGACGGAGATGTCGGCGCCCGGAGAACCCGCCTGGTGCGCCCGCCCGTACGCGCCGGTGCTGCCGCTGCCCGCCGCGCTCGCCGTGTACGGCGGCCCCCTGCCGGAACCGACGGTCCGCGCCCTCGGCGCCGCACTCGCCGAGACCCTCGCCGTGACGCACGGTCAGGGCCTGGTGCACGCCGGGGTGTCGCCCGCCGCCGTGCTCATCGGCTTCGACGGCCCGCGGCTCGGCTGTTACGGGGCCGTGCGCGCCGCGGGCCCCGCCCTCACCGGCGTCGACCGCGCCGCGCTGCCGCCCGAACAGGCCGGCGGCGGGATGCCCCGGCCGATGGGTGACGTGTACGGCCTCGCCGCCACCCTCGCCTACGCCGCCACCGGCCACGCCGCGCCGGAACGCGCGGAGCTGCCGCAGGCGCTGCGGTCCGTCGTCGGCCGGAGCCTGGCGCGCGACCCCGCGCACCGGCCGCAACTCGCCGAGATCCTCGACGTGTTGGTACCGCAGGGTGTCGCCGCTCCTCAGCGGGGATTCGGTTCCCCCGACCGCTCGGGCGCCCTCCTCGTGCCCGGCTGGCTGCCCGGCCGCCTCGTCGCCGCCCTCGCCCATCAGGCCGCGTGCGTCCTGGACGCGGACGTGGCACCCGGACCCCCGGCGCCGGCCGCGCCCGTGCCCGTCGGCCACTCCACCCCGTACACCCCCTGA
- a CDS encoding serine/threonine-protein kinase — protein MPTALTHDDPAHLGPYRLVARLGSGGMGTVYMARSAGGRTLAVKTMHAAIAADPAARTRFRLETDAARVIGGRFGAKVADADPSAPTPWLATEYVLGPPLDEAVEATGPLPEQAVRVLGAALCGALAQLHRSDVVHRDLKPSNILVTAYGPKVIDFGIARAIGDIHLTHTGSAVGTPAFMSPEQATGQEHTAAGDVFALAGVLVHAARGSGPFGNGQPADLLYRVRYGEPDFTHVPAALIPVLARCLHKDPAQRPSTGQLAAQLHDGRGEFAEHLPPALLGEIGRRAVAVWQPPPPRAAPPQVPAGTTPVTAAPRRPGPSRRALLLGGGAVVAAAAAGGGLWWSRRSPAAGEDGAKGADGPEQTRNIDPLWTNEQINFRIDDWGLPVPYAVEGVIHLPFMATIMRFDPRTGSRTEDIQADGSPWGTEVVGGTEYLLGTRWNTGKTHPPACVSTWDEKQNYVKPTEAVADGTNAALDGNQLLCISGMVAYVAVGTGKDSYNGFLASQRFTLRALDIRAGRQLWSKPLPVRPDKSQRLHFLSAKVVGDRLVALQETGPGTVRVVVRDIRTGDVVWDKPYGTVEKTEVLQCPLAIGDGRIYLGGDRVRALRLSDGGQDWATGKGHTYSAPVFTSGVVHTVGEGVGLAALAADNGEKKWTEETSEVNEASTAWAPVLTERYGYYRNGNLLCAIDLKTHRVARTYKTAAGRFYVDTPDRLLLGMGEKTLSAYPLK, from the coding sequence ATGCCCACCGCACTCACCCACGACGACCCCGCCCACCTCGGCCCGTACCGTCTCGTCGCCCGGCTCGGCAGCGGCGGCATGGGAACCGTGTACATGGCCCGGTCCGCCGGCGGCCGCACCCTCGCCGTCAAGACGATGCACGCCGCGATCGCCGCCGACCCGGCCGCACGGACCCGTTTCCGGCTGGAGACCGACGCGGCGCGGGTGATCGGCGGCCGGTTCGGGGCGAAGGTCGCGGACGCCGACCCGTCGGCCCCGACCCCGTGGCTCGCCACCGAGTACGTGCTCGGGCCGCCGCTCGACGAAGCGGTCGAGGCCACCGGCCCCCTGCCCGAACAGGCCGTACGCGTCCTGGGCGCGGCCCTGTGCGGCGCGCTGGCACAGCTGCACCGCAGCGACGTCGTCCACCGCGACCTCAAGCCGTCCAACATCCTCGTCACCGCGTACGGACCCAAGGTCATCGACTTCGGCATCGCCCGCGCCATCGGCGACATCCACCTCACCCACACCGGATCCGCCGTCGGCACCCCCGCGTTCATGTCGCCGGAACAGGCGACCGGGCAGGAGCACACCGCGGCCGGCGACGTGTTCGCCCTCGCGGGCGTCCTCGTGCACGCCGCGCGGGGCAGCGGACCGTTCGGCAACGGACAGCCCGCCGACCTGCTGTACCGGGTGCGGTACGGCGAACCCGACTTCACCCACGTGCCCGCCGCGCTGATCCCCGTACTCGCGCGATGCCTGCACAAGGACCCGGCGCAGCGCCCGTCCACAGGCCAACTGGCCGCCCAACTCCACGACGGCAGGGGCGAGTTCGCGGAGCACCTGCCGCCCGCGCTGCTCGGCGAGATCGGGCGGCGGGCCGTCGCGGTGTGGCAGCCCCCGCCGCCGCGTGCGGCCCCGCCGCAGGTGCCTGCCGGCACGACGCCGGTGACCGCCGCGCCGCGCCGCCCGGGGCCGTCGCGGCGCGCCCTGCTGCTGGGCGGCGGCGCCGTCGTGGCGGCCGCTGCGGCGGGCGGCGGCCTGTGGTGGTCGCGGCGCTCGCCCGCGGCCGGCGAGGACGGGGCGAAGGGCGCCGACGGTCCCGAGCAGACGCGCAACATCGATCCTCTCTGGACGAACGAGCAGATCAACTTCCGGATCGACGACTGGGGCCTGCCCGTGCCCTACGCGGTCGAGGGCGTCATCCACCTGCCGTTCATGGCGACGATCATGCGCTTCGACCCGAGGACGGGCAGCCGCACCGAGGACATCCAGGCGGACGGATCACCGTGGGGGACCGAGGTGGTCGGCGGCACGGAGTATCTCCTCGGCACGCGCTGGAACACGGGGAAGACCCATCCGCCGGCCTGCGTCTCCACCTGGGACGAGAAACAGAACTACGTGAAGCCGACCGAGGCGGTCGCCGACGGCACCAACGCGGCCCTCGACGGCAATCAACTCCTGTGCATCTCCGGCATGGTGGCGTACGTCGCCGTGGGCACCGGCAAGGACTCGTACAACGGGTTCCTGGCCTCCCAGCGCTTCACACTGCGCGCGCTCGACATTAGGGCGGGCAGGCAACTGTGGTCGAAGCCGCTGCCGGTCCGCCCCGACAAGAGCCAGCGGCTGCACTTCCTCTCCGCCAAGGTCGTCGGCGACCGGCTGGTGGCATTGCAGGAGACCGGACCGGGGACCGTACGCGTCGTCGTCCGGGACATCCGCACCGGCGACGTCGTCTGGGACAAGCCCTACGGCACGGTCGAGAAGACCGAGGTCCTCCAGTGCCCCCTCGCCATCGGCGACGGACGGATCTACCTGGGCGGCGACCGCGTGCGCGCCCTGCGGCTCAGCGACGGCGGACAGGACTGGGCGACCGGCAAGGGACACACCTACAGCGCGCCCGTGTTCACCTCCGGCGTCGTCCACACGGTCGGCGAAGGCGTCGGCCTCGCCGCTCTCGCGGCCGACAACGGGGAGAAGAAGTGGACCGAGGAGACCAGCGAGGTGAACGAGGCCTCGACGGCCTGGGCGCCCGTGCTCACCGAGCGGTACGGCTACTACCGCAACGGCAACCTGCTCTGCGCCATCGACCTGAAGACGCACCGCGTCGCCCGCACCTACAAGACCGCGGCCGGCCGCTTCTACGTGGACACGCCCGACCGGCTGCTGCTCGGGATGGGCGAGAAGACCCTGAGCGCCTACCCCCTGAAATGA
- a CDS encoding PQQ-binding-like beta-propeller repeat protein, whose protein sequence is MNPLGTGDPLRLGPYRLSGVLGEGGMGKVYVGQDASGTLAAVKVLKPELAHDTNLAQRFVREAQAAQAVRSPGVAAVLGAWTEGGRPWIATEFLAGLTLDEAVDGFGPLPEPAVRALAASLARTLVDIHAAGFVHRDLKPPNIVLTSDGPRVIDFGIARPEHGLTLTTTGQVPVTPGYGAPEQVLGQRVAPPADVFSLGAVLAYAATGRRAFDGGHVAAVQYAVVHDAPRLAGISPDLAALLTPCLAKDPAHRPTPPQVARAMAPPRGAEQAWRRGAFADAIKKRERGARRLTTQVTGAPGASGADPGPSVGRRRLLTGLTAGGVVVAAGGGAGAWWLAGRRSGPGDAKPPAKNDPFDFPPAARTPEEALDKNIGGTSVTSGHPAVIWNLEDEADVYSPNLLPVRDVLVVGTARGGVGAYDVRTGELRWHAPKARPKANYLSLSDRLVATADDDGTLRTYVASTGVAKWTCADADAEALLAADADAVYCLTKSGKVRSVGRADAKVRWTVKAPAEFRDQGLMLTSAAAHGRLVTSTGNAKVLVLDTRDGSVAWTRTVTAKIDVSPAVDGDTVYVNGRTLEARRLADGKVLWSAEVGEPEYEGTYWGPPTVHDGAVYVCGGDFPRRLDARDGSEKWKSYWTADQNWPVLPQGHGAWSLDTDTSIETDKKLDLKTVRTSDGERTWTYRLPLADNQQIAADGNRVFVLADSALYAFTVF, encoded by the coding sequence ATGAACCCCCTCGGCACCGGCGACCCCCTCCGCCTCGGCCCCTACCGCCTCTCCGGCGTCCTCGGCGAGGGCGGCATGGGCAAGGTCTACGTCGGCCAGGACGCGTCCGGCACCCTCGCCGCCGTGAAGGTGCTGAAGCCCGAACTCGCCCACGACACGAACCTCGCCCAGCGCTTCGTCCGCGAGGCCCAGGCAGCCCAGGCCGTACGCAGCCCGGGAGTCGCCGCCGTGCTCGGCGCGTGGACGGAGGGCGGACGCCCCTGGATCGCCACCGAGTTCCTCGCCGGACTCACCCTGGACGAGGCGGTCGACGGCTTTGGCCCGCTGCCGGAACCCGCCGTGCGCGCCCTCGCCGCGTCGCTCGCCCGCACCCTCGTCGACATCCACGCGGCGGGCTTCGTGCACCGCGACCTCAAGCCGCCGAACATCGTCCTGACGTCCGACGGCCCGCGCGTCATCGACTTCGGCATCGCCCGGCCCGAACACGGACTCACGCTCACCACCACCGGCCAGGTGCCGGTCACGCCCGGCTACGGCGCACCCGAGCAGGTCCTCGGACAGCGGGTGGCGCCGCCCGCCGACGTGTTCTCGCTGGGCGCCGTCCTCGCGTACGCGGCGACCGGACGGCGCGCCTTCGACGGCGGGCACGTCGCCGCGGTGCAGTACGCCGTCGTGCACGACGCACCGCGGCTCGCCGGAATCTCACCGGACCTGGCGGCGCTCCTCACCCCCTGCCTCGCCAAGGACCCGGCGCACCGCCCGACACCGCCCCAGGTCGCCCGGGCCATGGCGCCGCCCCGGGGCGCCGAACAGGCCTGGCGGCGCGGCGCGTTCGCCGACGCCATCAAGAAGCGCGAGCGCGGCGCCCGCCGGCTGACCACCCAGGTCACCGGAGCACCGGGCGCCTCGGGCGCCGATCCCGGCCCGTCGGTGGGGCGGCGCCGCCTGCTCACGGGGCTCACCGCGGGCGGTGTGGTCGTCGCGGCGGGCGGCGGCGCGGGCGCCTGGTGGCTCGCCGGCCGCCGATCCGGCCCGGGTGACGCGAAGCCGCCGGCGAAGAACGACCCCTTCGACTTCCCGCCCGCCGCGCGCACCCCCGAGGAGGCGCTGGACAAGAACATCGGCGGCACCTCGGTCACCTCCGGCCACCCGGCCGTCATCTGGAACCTGGAGGACGAGGCGGACGTCTACTCGCCGAACCTGCTCCCCGTACGCGACGTGCTCGTCGTCGGCACCGCGCGCGGCGGCGTCGGGGCGTACGACGTCCGCACCGGCGAACTGCGCTGGCACGCGCCCAAGGCCCGCCCCAAGGCCAACTACCTGTCCCTGTCGGACCGCCTCGTGGCCACCGCCGACGACGACGGAACCCTGCGCACGTACGTCGCCTCGACCGGCGTCGCCAAATGGACCTGCGCGGACGCCGACGCGGAGGCGCTGCTCGCCGCCGACGCCGACGCCGTGTACTGCCTCACCAAGAGCGGCAAGGTGCGCAGCGTCGGCCGGGCCGACGCCAAGGTCCGCTGGACCGTCAAGGCACCCGCAGAGTTCCGCGACCAGGGCCTGATGCTGACCTCCGCCGCGGCGCACGGACGCCTCGTGACGTCGACCGGCAACGCCAAGGTGCTGGTCCTCGACACCCGCGACGGCAGCGTGGCCTGGACCCGGACCGTCACCGCGAAGATCGACGTCTCCCCGGCCGTCGACGGCGACACCGTCTACGTCAACGGCCGGACACTGGAGGCCCGCAGACTCGCCGACGGCAAGGTCCTCTGGAGCGCCGAGGTCGGGGAACCCGAGTACGAGGGCACGTACTGGGGCCCGCCCACCGTCCACGACGGCGCCGTCTACGTCTGCGGCGGTGACTTCCCCCGCCGCCTCGACGCGCGCGACGGCAGCGAGAAGTGGAAGAGCTACTGGACCGCGGACCAGAACTGGCCCGTGCTGCCGCAGGGCCACGGCGCCTGGTCCCTCGACACCGACACCTCCATCGAGACCGACAAGAAGCTGGACCTGAAGACGGTGCGCACCTCCGACGGCGAACGCACCTGGACCTACCGGCTGCCCCTCGCGGACAACCAGCAGATCGCCGCCGACGGCAACCGCGTCTTCGTCCTCGCCGACAGCGCCCTGTACGCGTTCACGGTCTTCTGA
- a CDS encoding DUF397 domain-containing protein, with product MGTNGEAPKETPEEIKARKEREKDELYALDISGVEWHSAPGTEQHEERVEIAYLPGGAVAMRSSLEPGTVLRYTEAEWTAFVLGARDGEFDLEPAPHNGGLDA from the coding sequence GTGGGGACCAATGGCGAGGCGCCGAAGGAGACGCCGGAGGAGATCAAGGCCCGCAAGGAGCGCGAGAAGGACGAGCTGTACGCGCTCGACATCTCCGGCGTCGAGTGGCACAGCGCGCCCGGTACCGAGCAGCACGAGGAGCGCGTCGAGATCGCGTATCTGCCGGGCGGCGCGGTGGCGATGCGTTCGTCGCTGGAGCCCGGGACCGTGCTGCGGTACACCGAGGCGGAGTGGACGGCGTTCGTGCTCGGTGCGCGCGACGGCGAGTTCGACCTGGAGCCCGCACCGCACAACGGCGGGCTCGACGCATAG
- a CDS encoding toxin glutamine deamidase domain-containing protein, translating to MRPLPAAEPEPAPQQNGKPDNQQPGPDDGTRSPAAPTPPAGAENQSDIRGSLDHAPHGLLDPDERDQQTLDDAVPRDPDGTPVRHPNPFLRWLKVLNDGGFDQPGRSNNCADCARSFLETWFGRPTVSAPRTPDANPDGTPDRTTPERDSYTNMERYAGAPHQWAGADHPNPYARIAYHLRQAGPGSAAFIGVTWPGGGGHAFNAVNHEGTIVWVDTQTGDVSPHPLHTNAATVSYIPLDADGHPLPSLYSDQTSPSGTATDEPGQTVGPAADPTAANYGSAPADSTPPDETDRSSSAAESPDAEDPTAAASETGDTESSPDASDTADRRTRAENVLGPEASRVTDLDDWLAFHGQKAEHEFAQALREMDEARRLLEENPGATLRTALEQEAPLRPNTQEALPEFDLALTHPDGTETRVEVTTINRPVKQLKHFFEAVHHGLDKALDRDRYDESLQIPRPRQVSIYMELGPFRSERKGMITELTEDGTLRRLRPDGVTVIGESNIYEDLRNHLPKIPGNESLDIITLINPSTGVSAEFTFGENGWQRTR from the coding sequence ATGCGTCCCCTGCCCGCCGCCGAACCCGAACCCGCTCCGCAGCAGAACGGCAAGCCCGACAACCAGCAACCCGGGCCGGACGACGGAACGCGGTCCCCTGCCGCCCCGACGCCGCCCGCCGGTGCCGAGAACCAGAGCGACATCCGTGGCAGCCTCGACCACGCGCCCCACGGCCTGCTCGACCCGGACGAGAGGGACCAGCAGACTCTCGACGACGCCGTTCCCCGCGATCCCGACGGCACTCCGGTGCGCCACCCGAATCCGTTCCTCAGATGGCTCAAGGTCCTCAACGACGGGGGGTTCGATCAACCGGGCCGCTCCAACAACTGTGCCGACTGTGCGCGCTCCTTCCTGGAGACCTGGTTCGGGCGCCCCACCGTTTCCGCACCCCGCACCCCCGACGCCAACCCGGACGGCACCCCCGACCGCACCACCCCCGAGCGCGACTCCTACACCAACATGGAGCGTTACGCCGGAGCCCCTCACCAATGGGCCGGCGCCGACCATCCCAACCCCTACGCGCGCATCGCCTACCACCTGCGACAGGCCGGACCCGGCTCGGCCGCGTTCATCGGAGTCACCTGGCCCGGCGGCGGTGGCCACGCCTTCAACGCCGTCAACCACGAGGGAACCATCGTCTGGGTCGACACACAGACCGGCGATGTCTCCCCCCATCCCCTCCACACCAATGCCGCCACCGTCAGCTACATCCCTCTCGACGCCGACGGGCACCCGCTCCCGTCTCTCTACTCCGACCAGACCTCACCATCCGGCACCGCGACAGACGAACCAGGACAGACAGTCGGTCCGGCAGCCGACCCGACAGCCGCGAACTACGGCAGTGCCCCTGCTGACTCCACGCCGCCCGACGAAACCGATCGCTCGTCCTCGGCAGCCGAAAGCCCCGACGCCGAAGACCCCACGGCCGCGGCCTCGGAGACCGGCGACACGGAATCGTCCCCGGACGCCTCGGACACCGCCGATAGACGGACCCGGGCCGAGAACGTTCTGGGCCCGGAAGCCTCGCGCGTCACCGACCTCGACGACTGGCTGGCCTTCCACGGCCAGAAGGCCGAGCACGAGTTCGCGCAGGCGCTGCGCGAGATGGACGAGGCTCGCCGCCTCCTGGAGGAGAACCCTGGCGCCACCCTCCGCACGGCCCTGGAGCAGGAGGCTCCCCTGCGGCCGAACACCCAGGAGGCGCTCCCCGAGTTCGACCTCGCTCTCACGCACCCCGACGGCACGGAGACGCGAGTGGAGGTCACCACGATCAACCGCCCGGTGAAACAGCTCAAGCACTTCTTCGAAGCTGTTCACCACGGCCTCGACAAGGCTTTGGACCGGGACAGATACGATGAATCACTGCAGATTCCGCGCCCCCGCCAAGTCAGCATCTATATGGAGTTGGGGCCCTTCCGCAGCGAGCGGAAGGGAATGATCACCGAGTTGACGGAGGACGGCACCCTGCGCCGCCTCCGGCCGGACGGGGTAACGGTCATCGGGGAGAGCAACATCTACGAAGATCTGAGAAATCACTTGCCAAAGATCCCGGGCAACGAAAGCCTCGACATCATTACCCTCATCAATCCGAGCACCGGAGTTTCGGCCGAATTCACCTTCGGCGAGAACGGCTGGCAGAGAACGCGATGA